The Aliivibrio salmonicida LFI1238 genome contains the following window.
TTCTCATTAAGCGCATCAACGACATTTCTTGATGCTAAATATGAAAATGATCCAGCGTTAGAAGGTAAAACACCTGCGGATGTACCTGAATTTAGCGCAAGTATTTGGTCTCAGTACGATTTCAATAACGGCACAGGTATTAACCTTGGTGTTTATCACGTAGGCGAGCGTTATGGTGATTCTAAAAACGAATTCAAAAAAGACGCTTATACACGAGTAGATATGGGTATCTCACATACCTTAAAGTACGACGACAGTTTAGATTTTGTCGCTCGATTTAATGTAGAAAACCTATTAGATACTGATTATTTAGCTGGTGGTAGTGCAAGTGATGTGGTTGTTGGTGAAGGCCGAAACTACATGGCGACACTGCAAGTTAAATACTAAGTTAGCGTAGCAAATATAAGGGAGAATTCGGTCTCCCTTTAATGCGTTTATTTGAATGTGAATTTTATCCTTTAAACATGATAATTAAGAAATCGACAATATGAATATTTTAAAAACCAGCATTGGTATCGCCCTAGCTACCATGATCACAACCGCTCAAGCCTCTACGCTTGATCAAGCATTATCTATCGAAAATAAATCGAATGCAGCCTCTGCTGTGAGCCAAACAAAAATAGATAAGAGTGCTGAAGTGACATTAACGTATAAAGCTGAAATTGAGCAGCTACAAGAAGAAGTCAAAAATCTTGCCGTTTATCGTGATCATTTGACTGGTTTAGTCGATAGCCAACAACAAGAAATGACGAACTTAAATAATCAAATCGAGACTATTAAAGACACCAGACAAGGCGTAGTGCCATTGATGTATAAGATGCTGTCAGGTCTTACGGTATTAGTTGAACAAGATAAACCAATCAAGATTGCAGAACGTCAGCAACGCATCGAAAAACTTGATCACATGATGACAAGAGCGGATGTGAGCGATGCAGAAAAATACCGCCGTATTCTGGAAGCGTATCAAATCGAAATGGATTACGGCTCAAAACTGGGGTCATACCAAACTCAAATTATGGTTGGAAATGACGAAGTGATCGATGCGGATATGCTGCATTTAGGTCGTGTTTCTTTGCTTGCTCGTCGTTTGGATTCTTCACAATACTGGAGCTGGAATACCTACCGTAATCAGTGGACATTATTGGATTCATCATTTAATGACGACTTAGCAAAAGCGTATTCTGTCGCTTACAAACAAGTGGCACCGAGCTTATTGACTCTACCCGTTTCTTTATCACTGAAAGAGGTGAAATAATATGTCAATCAAACCACTTATTTTAGCGATGTCTTTATTCGGTTTTTCCCTAAACACGTTAGCGGCAAGTAGTGAATTAGTTCAAGAAACAAAGCAAGCAAGCCATGTTCAAAAACAACACAATGCCGAACGTGAAGCTGACTTTATGCTGACAGAGAAAGAATTTAAAGCACAAAAGAACGCCTTGATTGCTGAGCGTAAAAAACTGCAAAAAGAGAGCGATGAACTGAGTTCTTTATTCAGTAGTAATGAGCAATCACTTGCCACGATAGAGCAGCAACTACATTTAGAAACAGGCAGTTTAGGTGAGCTGTTTGGTGTGGTAAGACAAACGGCAAAAGATCTTAATTCTGAATTAAAAAACTCAGTGACTGGTTCAATTGATGCTAATAATGCACAAGTGATTAATGACATTGTAGAGGCTAAATCATTGCCATCAATGACTCAGTTAACAGGGTTATGGCAAACCATGGTTCAACAAGTGCAAGCGAGTTCAGAATCGGCGTTAATGCCGGTGACGGTAATCAATGGGGCAGGGCACCGCTCTGAAATCAATGCTTACCGTTTAGGCAATATGGCGCTTGTTGGTGATGAAGGCTTCCTACGTTGGGATAATAAAAAGAGCGTAGCAACGTATTATTCACAACAGCCAGACCTTGCGCCATCAGTCGCTACATTATCTGATATGCAACAGCAGCAAGTAATGATGATGGCAGTGGATCCATCGCGTGGCATCATGCTAGAGCAACTTGCAAATTCGCCAACGCTAAAAGATCGCCTTCAAGCGGGTGGTGTGGTTGGACAAATCATTATCGCTCTATTGGCAATTGGCCTGCTTATTTCGTTATTTAATGGTGCGAGATTGTTGGTTATTCGTCAGCAGATCCGCACTCAATTAAAAGATCCTGCACACATCGGTAATAATCCTCTTGGTCGTGTTTTATCAGTTTATGATGCAGAAAAAACTCGTTCGGTAGAGGCATTAGAACTTCGCTTATTAGAAACAATTGTTGATGAGCAGCAAGGCTTAGAAAAAGGCCTATCAATGCTTAAGCTTCTCGCTGCATTAGCACCTATGTTAGGTCTGTTAGGTACGGTTACTGGCATGATCGAAACGTTCCAAGTGATCACGCAATTTGGTAATGGCGATCCTAAAGTGATGGCGGGTGGTATTTCTATGGCATTGGTAACAACCGTATTGGGCTTAGTTGCAGCGATGCCCCTGTTATTAACTCACAATATTTTAAGCTCTCAAGCAGAAAGCATTCGCACTATCCTTGAAAAGCAAGGCTTGAGTTTGGTGGCAGAGCAAGCAGAAAAAGAAACCAATAATACACCAGTAGGAATGGCAGCGTAATGACGGCTTTTCTCTCTCATTTTATGGCACAAGGCGGCCCCATTTTATGGTGGTTGGGCGCAGTTGTTGCGGTATGTTGGTTATTGGTGGTTGAGCGTGTGTTTTTCTTATTATTCACTTTTCCTGCACAACGAAAAGTATGGTTAGATAAATGGCAACAGCGAGACGATCATGATTCGTGGTATGCGAAAACGATCCGTGATGGTTGGGTAAGCGAAGCTCATCTTCAATTAAATCAATATCTGAATTTTATCAAAGTTCTTGTGGCAATTTGCCCAATGCTCGGTTTGCTAGGCACAGTAACAGGCATGATCTCTGTGTTTGATGTAATGGCAAATCAAGGCAGCAGTCAACCTAAATTGATGGCGTCTGGTATTTCATTAGCCACATTGCCTACGATGGCTGGAATGGTAGCAGCATTAGCAGGAATGTTTGTTCATGCTCGTTTAGCCAAAGTCTGCCGCCGTAAAGAACATCATTTAGAAAAAGCATTAAGGAGTCAGTCATGAGACTTGGCCGTCGTTCTTCAAATCAAGAAGAAGCACAGATCGATTTAACATCAATGCTCGATATCGTATTTATCATGCTGATATTTTTTATTGTGACTAGCTCATTTGTGCGTGAATCAGGGGTAGAAGTGAATCGCCCTCAAGCAAGCAATGTATCGAGTCAAAAAGACGCGGGTATCTTTGTTGCTATTACGGCTTCAAACGATATTTTCATTGATAAACGCATGGTGGACGCCGAGCGAGTTCAAGCCATATTAGAGCATTTATTATTAGAACAACCTGATGCGTCGCTCGTCATTCAAGCTGATGAACATGCGTATAACGGCACGGTTGTGAAAGTGATGGATGCGGCAAAAGGGGCTGGTGTTAAAGGCATCGCATTGGCTGCGGAGAAAAACTAATGTGGCGATTATTGTTGGCAGTGCCTATTGCGCTTTCTATGACGGTAGGGCTATTCACGTTTATGGCATGGATGGTAGACAACGGTCATAACGGCAAACCAGAAAGTGGTGAGACGATTCGCTTTGACATGGTGATGGTAGAGCAAGAACAAGATGTTCAGCGCCGTCAACGTCGAGTGCCTGAAAAACCAGAAACACCAGAGCCGCCACCAGAGGCAAAACCAATGGCGTCTCAAACACAAACGTCGATGGCAACGCCGCAAAGTAATATGCCGCTAATCGGTCTTGATTCAAGTATTTCAGGCTTAGCGATAAATGCACCGAGTTTCACCGATTTTACAGGTAACCAACAAGCGATGCCGTTGTATCGTGTTGAGCCTCGTTATCCTTCAAAAGCGATGAAAAGAGGTGCTGAGGGGTTTGTTGTTATGTCATTTACCATTGATGAGCAAGGTCGCCCAACCAATGTAAAAGTGACGGATGCAAAACCACGCCGAATGTTTGAAAGAGAAGCGTTAAAAGCGCTGGAAAAATGGAAATATCAGCCAAAAGTGGTCGATGGGAAAGCCATTGCTCAAGTTGGACAAACGGTGAAATTGGAGTTTACGTTAGCAAAATGATGAAATTAAAATTACATTCTTCTGTTCTTATTCTTAGCTTCGCTTTATTTTTTTCTGGGGCAGTGCAAGCTCAGCAACTTAGTCAATACAATGCGGGTAAAGTGCAGCGAGCGTTGCAATTACAACAGCAAGAAAAAATGCCCGAGGCAATTGCTGTTTTGGCCGAATTAACCCCTTCTCAGGATTATGATAAAGCCTATATTCAACGTATGTTGGGTGTGTTTCATTGGCAGGCCGGGAGTAGTAAGTCGGCCGTTAAATATCTCACTAAAGCGGTAAATAGCCAGCAATTAGCCGATGAGCAAGCATGGATAACGCAACGTATGCTTGCCGATTTATTATTAACAGAGCAGCGCTTTAGTGATGCGTTACCGCATTATTATCAACTAGCGAACTCAGTGCCTGAAAAACAAAAAATAGGCGATTTATGGTTCCGTATTTCTCAAACCCATTACCAGTTGGCGCAATGGGGAAAGGTACTTTCTGCATTAAATAAGCATGAACGTGTTGCGATATATAAGAAACAAAGTGAAAGAAGCCAATCGCTAGTGCTGAAGTTAGGGGCACAACTACAATTAAAACAATGGAAATCGGCGATCCCTACCTTGAACCGTTTAATTGTACTTGAACCAAATAAAGCGACATGGTGGCAGCAGTTAACGAGTATTCAGCTTCGTTTGAATCAACCTAAAAATGCGTTAGATACTCTTATTCTTGCAGAGCGACAAGGAATTGAATTGAGTCAATCAGAGTTGAAATTGTTGGCTCAACTTTATGCTCAGCGCGGTATCCCAGAGAAAGCCGCAGAAGTATTAAGTCAGTTAGATGAAGCGCAAAGTGATATTGATTTACTGACAATGCAGGCAAGTTATTGGCAAGCAGCAAAAGAGTGGGATAAAGCCACTGTCACTTGGTCAAAGGCTGCAACGCTAGATTCACGTTATTATTGGCAAGTGGCCCAATTGCAGATCCAAGAGGGTCATCATCAACAAGGCTTGAAGACTTTAGATAAGGTTAAAGATTACAAAAAGACAGATGATATTGCATTAGCTAAAGTGAGAGCCTATTACAAGCTAAACCAAATAGATTCAGCCTTACTTTATGCGAAAAGAGCCAATGATTTTACGCCATCAAATGAAGCGAAAGGGTGGATAAAGTATTTGTCTCAATTGAGAAAAACAGCCAATACTTCAGCGTAAACTCCATTTAAGGTAAGGAATTTGAATGTTGCTGAGTTAGCATTGGCCCGTCTAAAAAAGCCAATTTCACCATCGCTGTTTTTTTAAAAGGTATCGAAAATATAATTATCGGGGATTTTATAACTGTTTTAGCCCTATTTCATGAGTTTTAGATACACTTATCCTACAAACCTTATTATGCTGCCCTCAATTCTGACTGAACTATCGCATGGGTGACTAAATCATTGACCGAATTTCCGACTCGGAAATTCGTAAACACCAGACGACTTTCACATAAAATACATTCGTACGGATCTACTTTTACATATCCTTTTAACATTGCGGCATACCCTGGCATTTTCGGCTCAGCTTCTATTGTCATACCTAAAGCTGCATAAACTCTAGGCAGAGCTTCTCCACGACGACGCATTGATAAAAAACCGTAGTATCGGATCATCTTGAAATGTTTATCAGGATAGTGCTCTACTATCCGTCTTATCATCTCTTCTGGTGATAATGTTAGGCTGTCTGTTGTTCCTGTTCGATGGTCTAAATAATTAAACGTTATCATTCCGCCTTTGGCGTAATGACTTAAACGTGACGCTGAAATCGGGGGCCGTTTTAAATACCGACCAAGATAGTTCATCGTCGGTTTTACATTATTTGTCTTTTTAGCAAAATGAAGCTTCCAACGACGATTATATTGACTGCTTAAAAAGCGTGACCAATCCGTTTTATTACGGATATAGGGGCATTCTTCGCTTGATAAATCAAGCTCATAATAAGCCTTACCCAATAAACTGACGATAGCCGCTCTCCAACAAGGCTCTGTCGTTTTCATTTGGAAGTAAATGGGTTTCCATAAACCGGTACGTTCACAAATTCCCCCACGAGTGACCGATAAATGTAAGTGCGTATTCCAATTCAGTTTTCGACCGTAAGTATGAAGAGCACAAAAGATACCGACATCTATTCCTTTATCTTTTGCCCATCCCAGCAGAATGTTTGCAGCACATTTGAATAATTTATTTAACAGCCAACGGTTATGACGAAAGATAGGCCATAGCGTGTTTGGAAGGGTAAAGGTGATGTGTTGATATTCGCATTCAGGGAAGACATGTTGTTGCTTTTGTATCCATCGCTCTGTGGCTTTCATGCCACAGCTACTGCACGCTCGAGATTTACAGGTTTGGTGAATATATTTGATATGGGTACAGTCAGGGTTGCAACAATGATATTCGCGAGAGCCAAAAGCCGCTGTCCCACAGGACAGCATCTTTGTGACATTTTCAATCACGACCGCTCTTAGGTTAGCTTTGTTATTATGAAGAAATTTAAGCCAGTTATTTTGACTATTAAATAATTGTTTCAGGGGTTTATATGCGTGCATGGCGATAGGATAAACGATTTATTGGCAACAATGGAAGAGGTTGAGTCCTTTTGATTTGCGCCGTAGGCGCCTATTGTTCAATGCCCTTATCGAATGATGAGGGCTTTTCTATTGCTCGTAAAATAGACAGTAAACAATCCCCAAACGTAAACAATGTAAATTGAATGTCAACGCAAATCATTATCAATTACATTACCATCCATTATTCTTAAATGATCCTGTCTTATTCATGTTGCTGAAAAACAAACAAGTACAATTGTGGGCGCGTCGCTTACATGTTTACGTATCAATGGCGCTTCTACTCGTTGTCTTATTTTTCTCGATCACAGGGATCACGCTAAATCGCCCTGATTGGTTTGTCAGCAGCTCTCCAGACATCAAAAACACCACTCTTTCTGTTCCTAATGATGTGCTTTTTTCTCTAGATGAAAAACACCACGTTCTTTGGAATAAACCAAACACCGTCGCTTTGCTTGATTACTTAAATCAACATACCAACCTTTCTGGAACGCCTTCTAATGTCGATATTTTTACCGACGTTGAAGACGGTGAATTAGTCGAGGGTGAATTGTCATTAAACTATAAAGGCCCCGGTTATAACGCGTCTGTTTATATTGATTTAACGACAGGTATAGCAGACATCGAAAGCTCAAATTATGGTGTTGTTGCGTTATTAAATGATTTACACAAAGGACGAAACAGCGGTGAGGTCTGGAAGGCATTCATTGATATTACCGCGCTATTAATGGTCTTTTTTGTACTCACAGGTGTGTGCTTAATTTTACCGAAAAAAAGAACACTGATGACATCAATGAAGTGGATGGCATTTGGCTCGTCAATCACGCTTGCATTGTATTTTATTGCCGTACCTTAACCCTTTTAATCTTGTATCCATAAGGACATCACAATGGCTTCACTCTCTACCTATTTACGTCATTCAATTGCTGCAATGGTCTTAACTACACCTCTTTTGGCTAATTCAGCGGCTATTTCTGAGAGTGCG
Protein-coding sequences here:
- a CDS encoding DUF3450 domain-containing protein; translation: MNILKTSIGIALATMITTAQASTLDQALSIENKSNAASAVSQTKIDKSAEVTLTYKAEIEQLQEEVKNLAVYRDHLTGLVDSQQQEMTNLNNQIETIKDTRQGVVPLMYKMLSGLTVLVEQDKPIKIAERQQRIEKLDHMMTRADVSDAEKYRRILEAYQIEMDYGSKLGSYQTQIMVGNDEVIDADMLHLGRVSLLARRLDSSQYWSWNTYRNQWTLLDSSFNDDLAKAYSVAYKQVAPSLLTLPVSLSLKEVK
- a CDS encoding MotA/TolQ/ExbB proton channel family protein; protein product: MSIKPLILAMSLFGFSLNTLAASSELVQETKQASHVQKQHNAEREADFMLTEKEFKAQKNALIAERKKLQKESDELSSLFSSNEQSLATIEQQLHLETGSLGELFGVVRQTAKDLNSELKNSVTGSIDANNAQVINDIVEAKSLPSMTQLTGLWQTMVQQVQASSESALMPVTVINGAGHRSEINAYRLGNMALVGDEGFLRWDNKKSVATYYSQQPDLAPSVATLSDMQQQQVMMMAVDPSRGIMLEQLANSPTLKDRLQAGGVVGQIIIALLAIGLLISLFNGARLLVIRQQIRTQLKDPAHIGNNPLGRVLSVYDAEKTRSVEALELRLLETIVDEQQGLEKGLSMLKLLAALAPMLGLLGTVTGMIETFQVITQFGNGDPKVMAGGISMALVTTVLGLVAAMPLLLTHNILSSQAESIRTILEKQGLSLVAEQAEKETNNTPVGMAA
- a CDS encoding MotA/TolQ/ExbB proton channel family protein encodes the protein MTAFLSHFMAQGGPILWWLGAVVAVCWLLVVERVFFLLFTFPAQRKVWLDKWQQRDDHDSWYAKTIRDGWVSEAHLQLNQYLNFIKVLVAICPMLGLLGTVTGMISVFDVMANQGSSQPKLMASGISLATLPTMAGMVAALAGMFVHARLAKVCRRKEHHLEKALRSQS
- a CDS encoding ExbD/TolR family protein, which codes for MRLGRRSSNQEEAQIDLTSMLDIVFIMLIFFIVTSSFVRESGVEVNRPQASNVSSQKDAGIFVAITASNDIFIDKRMVDAERVQAILEHLLLEQPDASLVIQADEHAYNGTVVKVMDAAKGAGVKGIALAAEKN
- a CDS encoding energy transducer TonB — translated: MWRLLLAVPIALSMTVGLFTFMAWMVDNGHNGKPESGETIRFDMVMVEQEQDVQRRQRRVPEKPETPEPPPEAKPMASQTQTSMATPQSNMPLIGLDSSISGLAINAPSFTDFTGNQQAMPLYRVEPRYPSKAMKRGAEGFVVMSFTIDEQGRPTNVKVTDAKPRRMFEREALKALEKWKYQPKVVDGKAIAQVGQTVKLEFTLAK
- a CDS encoding tetratricopeptide repeat protein; this encodes MMKLKLHSSVLILSFALFFSGAVQAQQLSQYNAGKVQRALQLQQQEKMPEAIAVLAELTPSQDYDKAYIQRMLGVFHWQAGSSKSAVKYLTKAVNSQQLADEQAWITQRMLADLLLTEQRFSDALPHYYQLANSVPEKQKIGDLWFRISQTHYQLAQWGKVLSALNKHERVAIYKKQSERSQSLVLKLGAQLQLKQWKSAIPTLNRLIVLEPNKATWWQQLTSIQLRLNQPKNALDTLILAERQGIELSQSELKLLAQLYAQRGIPEKAAEVLSQLDEAQSDIDLLTMQASYWQAAKEWDKATVTWSKAATLDSRYYWQVAQLQIQEGHHQQGLKTLDKVKDYKKTDDIALAKVRAYYKLNQIDSALLYAKRANDFTPSNEAKGWIKYLSQLRKTANTSA
- a CDS encoding IS91-like element ISVsa9 family transposase, producing the protein MHAYKPLKQLFNSQNNWLKFLHNNKANLRAVVIENVTKMLSCGTAAFGSREYHCCNPDCTHIKYIHQTCKSRACSSCGMKATERWIQKQQHVFPECEYQHITFTLPNTLWPIFRHNRWLLNKLFKCAANILLGWAKDKGIDVGIFCALHTYGRKLNWNTHLHLSVTRGGICERTGLWKPIYFQMKTTEPCWRAAIVSLLGKAYYELDLSSEECPYIRNKTDWSRFLSSQYNRRWKLHFAKKTNNVKPTMNYLGRYLKRPPISASRLSHYAKGGMITFNYLDHRTGTTDSLTLSPEEMIRRIVEHYPDKHFKMIRYYGFLSMRRRGEALPRVYAALGMTIEAEPKMPGYAAMLKGYVKVDPYECILCESRLVFTNFRVGNSVNDLVTHAIVQSELRAA
- a CDS encoding PepSY-associated TM helix domain-containing protein, whose translation is MLLKNKQVQLWARRLHVYVSMALLLVVLFFSITGITLNRPDWFVSSSPDIKNTTLSVPNDVLFSLDEKHHVLWNKPNTVALLDYLNQHTNLSGTPSNVDIFTDVEDGELVEGELSLNYKGPGYNASVYIDLTTGIADIESSNYGVVALLNDLHKGRNSGEVWKAFIDITALLMVFFVLTGVCLILPKKRTLMTSMKWMAFGSSITLALYFIAVP